From the genome of Corallococcus macrosporus DSM 14697:
TGCACTCGCGCTCCCAATCCCCGCCTCCGAGCACCTCGGAGGCATCCACCAGGCAGCGCCGCAGCGCCGCGAATTCGTCGTAGAGCGAGCGGGCGCCCCGGTGCGGCGACAGGCGCAGCACCGCGCGCGTGCGGCTCCAGGGGCTCGACTCCTCGCCCGCGAGCGTCCGGCCCAGCTCGCGGATGAAGGGCTCCACCAGGTTGTCCAACTGGGTGGGCGCGCCCTGCGACGCGTCCGAATCCGGCGCCGCCAGCACCATCCGCCGCCACAGCGCGGAGATTCGATCCGGCTGCTGACGGAAGAACCGCGCCAGCACGGCTGCCTTACGTCCACGCTCGCTCATGTCCAGTGCCTTCCGCATCGCGAACGGAAGCCAAAGCAAACCCGCGGCCAACGCCTCGGGACTGAGCGCGTCCAGTGAAATCAGCCACTTGCCGTGAAGGGCTGGGCAAGCAGCGGGGCACGACGCCCGTAGAAACTACAGGCGCGGCCCTGTAGCCCTGGAAGGAAGGAGGGTGCCGCCCTCAGTGGAGGGTGGGCTTGGGCGGGCGGCCGTGGTGGCTGTCCTCGTCGTCGGCCTCACCCGGGAAGTCGCTGAGGGTGCCGTCCGCCGGCGTCTCGCCGTCCCGGGCCTCCAGGTGGCCTTCCGGGGTCGGCGGGCCGGCGGGCCAGTCCGGCCAGGTGGCGTCCCCGGTGCTGACGCCGGGGCCCTGGGGGTGGGCCTGGGCGGCCTGGGCGGCCAGCAGGCGGAGCGCGGCGTCCTCCGCGGCATCCTGGGCGGCCAGCTCCGCCAGCTTCGCGGCCCGCTGCTGCCGGCGGCGCGCATAGGCCGCCACGCAGAGGAAGGACGCGCCCAGCCACACGAGCGCGGAGCTGGTGGTGAGGGGCAGCCAGCCGTAGCGCGCGGCCAGGCCCTCGCGCCAGTCCGTCTCCTCCACCAGCAGCGAGGTGCGGAAGGCCTTCCCGAAGGCCGTCTCGAAGGGCTCCCCGCGCGCCACGCCGTCCACCAGCGCGGCCATGGCCGTGGGGCCGAACTTCGCCGACAGGTGCGCGACGAAGGCGGCGCTCTGCGCGTAGGCAATCTCCACGTCCGACGGGACGTCCGGCCAGCTCCGGTCCAGGTGCTCGAAGTGGAAGACGCGCTCCTGGGTGACGGCGCGGAAGAGGGCGCTGTAGTGGGTGAGTGAGTAGCGCTCCCCGGTGACGTACTGCGCGACGCCTTCCTGGAACCAGCGCGGCCAGGACGGGGCGAGCTGCCCCAGCGCGACGTGCGCCAGCTCGTGCCGGAGCGTCTGCTGGCCGTCCGGCGCGTGGAGGCTGAGGGCGTCCAGGAGGATGATTTGATGGGCGGGGTAGGCCAGCGCCACGGCCCAGCCCGGGGGCCTGCCGCCCGGCAGCGCCAGGGCCTCGAACTCCGCGCGCCCCACGCCCAGGCGAATCTCCGTCACCCCCGGCCAGTCCTTGCCGAGGATGGTGCCGAAGCGATCCCGCACGCCCTCAATCTGCTGGGACAGCTCGTGCGCGGCGGCCGTGGCGGCGGCGGTGTGGAGGATGCGGAAGCGCTGCGTCGTCAGCTCCCCGCTGACCTGGGGCGGCCGCGTCAGGGGCACCAGCGCGGCGTCACTCACCACGTCATGGGCGTGGGCGCCATGGGGGCCGCCCGGTTCCTGGGCCCGGGCCCCAGGGGCGGCCAGCAGCAGGAGCAGGACAAGCAGGTGGCGCATGTGCGGCGGCCTCACGTTCCCACTGACATAACAGCCTCGCCCCAGGTTGCAGCAACCTCACCTCGCGGCGCGGCGCGTCAGGAGTCGCCGTTGGCCTTCTTCTGGGACAGGTAGGCCACGTTGTCCTCGACGCGCGCGTAGTCGCGGTCCGCGAACGTGGGGCTCTTGAACGTCTCCAGCAGCTTCTGGTGCGCATCCAACACCGAGCGGACCTGCGACTCGAACTGGGTGCGCTGGCGCTTCAGCTCGTTGATGTCCTCCACCACCTGCACCAGCCGCTGGTGGGCGCCGTGGACGATCTTCTCCGCCTGGTGCTCGGCGTCCGCGATGATGATCTCCGCTTCCTTCTTCGCGGCGTCCTTCAGGTCCTCGCTGATGCGCTGCGCGGTGACCATGGTCTCCTGGAGGGTGCGCTCCCGTTCCTGGTGCTGCTCCACCTTGAACTGGGTGCGCTTCACTTCCTCCTTGAGGGCGATGTTCTCCTTCACCACCTCCTCGAATTCACCAGCGATGAGCTCGAGGTAGGCCTCCACCTCACGGCGGGAGAAGCCGCGCAGGGCCGTTTCGAACCGCTTCTGCCGGATGTCGAGCGGAGTGATTTTCATGACGCCGGAGTGTAGCGCAGGGGCGTCACATCTCCAGGAATCAGCCCTTGACGGGGCCGGGGCCGCTGGCGGGTGGTGTCTGGCCGCCTGCCCGGCGGGCGGGCGTCAGCGGCGCGCCGGCGCCCATTGGGACACGACGGTGCGCGCGGCGTTCTGCACGCCCGCGGTGAGCCGCGCGTCCACGGCGGCGTCCTGCACGGCCTGGCGCGCGGTGGGCGTGCGCTGGAAGACGAGCCCGTTGAGCGCTTGAATCTTCAACGCGTCCGGCATCCGGGGGTGGCGGACCACGTTGGCGAGAATCTCCTCCGCCCGGGGGTGCTGGAACAGCGCCACGGCCCGCAGCGCCGCCTGCTGGATGCGCGGGTTGGGGTCCCACAGGAGCGTGGCCAGCGTGTCCAGGGCGCGCGCGTCCCCCAGCAGGGCCAGGTCTTCAATGGCGATGGCGCGAATCTCCTCCGGCGCCGGCCGCGCCGCCCCCAGCAGGCCCCGCAGCAGCGCGGTGTCGTCCGTCGCGGGCGCCGGGGCGGCCTCCGCCGGGGCCGCGGGCGCCGGGGTGGCCGGGGTGGCCGGGGCCTGGGCGCGGGCGGTGGTGGCGAGCAGCAGGCCAGCGAGAAGCAGGGGACGCATGGAGGCCCTTCTACCCCGGAGAGGAGAGATTTTCTTGACGCGATCTCCCATCGTGGGAGCTTCCCCGCTGCTACAGGCGTGTTGCAAACGGGAGCAAGGTTCGATGAACGCGGCGGCAGCGAACTGGCAGACACTGGAAAACGTCGATGTGGAGTGCACCCACTGCGGCATCCGGATGACCCTGCAACCGGGGACCCGGGTTCGCTACTACCGGTGTTCCGGCTGCCACCGCTGGGTGTCCAGCGTGTACTCCGACGTCTTCCGGGCGGACGCGAAGGTGCGCACCCACCCGGTGAAGGACACCGGCGCCCAGGACGAGCAGTTCATCGAGGTCAAGGACCGGTTGGACCGCTGGCTGTCCGCGCGGGAGGAGCAGGACCCCTACCACCTGCTGGGCGTGTCGCCGCTGGACTCGGCGGAGACGGTCCGCGCGCGCTACCACGCGCTGGCCATGGAGCGGCACCCGGACCGCGGCGGCTCGGCGGAGAAGATGCGGGAGCTGAACGTGGCCTATGAGCGCATCCTCCGGCACCGTCAGCGCAAGCGTCAGGAGGCGCTGTCGGCCGGCGTGCCCGTGGCCTCCGCCTCCGTCCTGCCCGCGCGCAGCAGGTAGCCCCAGAAGAGCGCCCCCAGGGCCAGGCCCAGCGCCGCCTTCACCCAGGTGGGGAACAGGTCGCCCGGGGACACGTAGCCCTCCACCACGCCGATGAGGGCCAGGAAGGGCGCGCAGCCCAGCACCAGCTTCACGGCCTCCCGCCCGCGCACCGCCAGCGCCTGTCCCCGGGGCAGCTCCCCCGGGTCGATGAGCGCCTGGCCCACCATCAGCCCCGCCCCGCCGGCGATGATGATGATGGACAGCTCCACCGGCCCGTGCGCGGCGATGAAGTCCAGCATCCCGCCCAGCATGCCCTCGCGGGCGCACAGCGCGGTGATGGCGCCGATGTGCACCCCGTTGTTCACCAGGATGAACAGCGTGCCCAGCCCGAAGGTGAGGCCCAGGGCGAAGGTGGCGATGGTGACGGTGAGGTTGTTGGTGGCGATGCCCGACGCCACCGAGTTGGGCGGCGCCACCGACAGGAGGTCGTCCGTCCACATGCGGCCCTGGGCCACGTAGTGGCGCACCCCGGAGGGCACCAGCAGCTCGGCGCCTCGCGGCTCCCACAGCACCACCAGCGCGCCCAGCAGGATGCCCAGGAAGAACAGCGCGGCGCTGGCGCCCACGAAGCCGCGCTCGCGGCGCAGGGTGGCGGGGAACTCCCGGCGGAAGAAGTGGCGCAGCGCGGGCCAGCGCTCGCGCGGCGGCTGGTAGATGGACGCGTAGGCCTGGCCGCAGAGCTGGTTGAGGAAGCGGTGGGCGTCCGTGCCGGCGTAGAAGGTCTGCGCATGCGCCAGGTCCGCGGACGCGCGCCGGTACAACGTGTCCAGCGTGCGCAGCTCCTCCAGCTTCAGGGTGCCGGAGCGCTGCTTCGCCAGCAGGGCCTGGAGCGCGTCCCAGTCCGCGCGGCGGCGGGCGACATAGGCGGGCAGGGGCGTGGCCATGTCAGCGCCCTCCCTGGACGCGGGCGCGCAGGAAGGCCTCGGTGCTCTCCGCGGAGGCCAGCACCGCGGCGCGCGCGTCCGCGTCAGCGGGCCCCACGCGCTCCACCAGCCGCGCGCCCAGCCGCCGCCGCACCTCGGGCGCAAGGCCTGGCGCGCGCGACAGGAAGGAGAGCACCAGCTCCACGTCCTCGGGCGCCAGCGGCCTCGCCCCGGCCTCCGGAGGCAGCGGCGCCGGCGCCGTGGGCGCGGCGGTGTACTTGTCCAGGTCGATGCGCTCCTCGCGCACCAGCAGCGTGCCGGCCAGCAAGTCCCCCAGGCGCCGGTGCTGGCGGGTGAGCAGCATGCTGACGCAGGCGGCGGCGTACAGCATGGGCATGAAGTCCACCGCGCGGCAGAGGTTGCGCACCGCGCTCTCGTAGACGCCCACGGGCGAGCCGTCCGTGCGCACCACGCGGATGCCGAGCACCCGCTTGCCCACCGTCTGCCCGTGGAAGAAGACCTCGCTCACCGTCCAGTACAGCCACTGCGTGGCGAAGACGCCCACCACCAGCAGCGTCTGCCCCAGGCCCGACAGCGCCTGGAAGACGCCGAGCACGTCCGACACCAGCAGCGTGAAGACGAAGTAGGCCACCAGCCAGAAGAAGAACAGCAGGCTCGCGTCCACCAGCCACGCGAGGCACCGGTAGCCGATGCCCGCGACAGGCAGCGTGAGCGCCACGCGCTCGGGGGTGGCGACGTCGAGATGGGGAGTCGGAGCAGGGCGCATGCGGGGTTGGCAGCATACACGTCTGCCTTCCACCTCCGCCTGCATGTCGCACCCCCTTTTCCGCTTGGACTTGCGGGATATCCAGGTCCCAGGCCCGTGTGTCGCGGTCGACAGTCGGCGCCGTGGGGGAGGAGGGTTCCATCGACTACTGGACGGCCGCGCGTGTCATCCGGCGGACAGCGATGACGAACCAACGGATGAAACCCCTGTAACGGGCTCTGATTCATGCACACTGGACACTCCCGTTGGGGCTGGTTCGCGTCTGCGCTTTCCCGGTGATAGGGTTTCAGCCGTTGGACCATGAACCTGGGCCGAAGGAGGTGCGGCCCGCAGGGACGTCAGGAGTAGCTGAAAGTCGAAAACAGTCAGGAGTCGAGTCGTACATCGGTAGGCCGACTCCGGAGTGGCTCAGCGGACGCGCTCGTTCTTCCCTGTCATGCAACCCACTGGCCCTGCTCGTACCGGAGCCGGCTGTGGTCAGTTGTCTGTTCATGCAGTTTTCGCCATGACGGCTGGGGGGCCTTCGCATGGCAACCAATCAAGCAGCGATTCGTGTATCGATTCTGGAAGGACCGTGGGCGGCCTGGCAGGGCCTGGCTGACGGGCTCCGTGGTGAAGGCGTGCAGGTCTCCTCGGTGACGAGGGACGTGCGCCTGTTCCTCGACAGCCTGGGGACAGACCCGCCGCAGGTCGCGGTGATGGACGTGGAAGGCGACAGCGAGGCGGCCGTGGGCTGCTCCGTCACGGAGGGCATCAACCTCCTGCGGGAGGCGCGCAAGCGCCGGCTCGAGGTGCGGATGCTGTTGCTCTCCGCGGTGAGCACGCCGGAAATCATCTCGCAGTGTTTTGATGAAGGCGCCTCCGGGTACCTGTTCCGGGCGGGCCTGGGCACCACCGCGGTGGCGTCCGCCATCAACTCGCTGGTTCGCGGCGAGCGGCTGTTCCCGGTCCAGCTCCTGAGGAACGACTTCGAGCATCCACCGGTGACGTCGCCCACCGCGAGCGTGCTGCTGGCGCTCACGCAGCGCGAGCGCGAGGTGCTGGCGTACGTGGCGGGCGGCGCGGACAACTTGAAGATCGCCGCGCACCTGCAGATCGCCGAGCGCACCGTGAAGTCCCACGTCACGCAGCTCTACCGGAAGCTGGGGGCGGAGAACCGCACGCAGCTCGCGCTGAGGGCATGCCACCTGGGCGTCCGGCCGCCGCCGGACCTCTAGGCGAGGCGGGCGTTTCCGCGCATGCAGCACGCCCCCCGGACCCTGGCGTCATGGCCAGGGTTCGCGAGGGGCGTGTGCACGGGCGGCGCCGTGACTACGACTTCAGCTCTTCCATCTTCTTGCGGAGGCTCAGCGGGCGCATGTCCGTCCAGACCTCCTTGATGTACTCCAGGCACTCTGCCTTGAGCCCCTGCTTGCCCGCATCCTTCCAGCCAAGCGCGTTCTCGCGGTCGGCGGGCCAGATGGAGTACTGCTCTTCGTGGTTCATCACGACCTTGTAGACGGTCGTGTCCTCGCGCTCATCCGCCATGGTGTCTCTCCTGGATCGGGCTGGTATCTGGCCATAATCCAGGAAAAGGGGTCAAGACACGGAAGGCGTGGGTGCGGTGGACGTCCGAAGCCCGCATATACTCGCGGGCCATGCGAAGCGTCTCCCGTGTCATCACCGCGCTCGTCCTCGTCTCGGGTGTGGCGTGGGCCGCGCTCGCCCTGGCGTTGACGGGGGCCGGCCCTGAAGGCGCGCACGTCCCGAGGGCGGTGGGCGCGGCGGTCCTCGCGGCGGGCGCGGTGGCGGCGTGGCGGCGTCACTCCCAGTGGGCCGCGCTGGCCGTCGTCGGGGTCGGGTGCGTGGGCATCTGGGGCTGGACCCAGACGGTGCGGCCCGCGGCGCGAGCGGACTGGGCGCCGGACCTGGCGCGCTCCGCCCGGGCGGACGTGGCGGGCACCCGTGTCACGTTGTACGACGTGCGTGACTTCCGCTACCGCAGCACGTCGGACTGGGACGCCGCCTGGTACTCGGCCACGTACGACGCCAAGGACCTCACGGGCGCGTGGTTCATCGTGGAGCCCTTCTCCGGCGTCTGGGGCGCGGCGCACACCATGGTGAGCTTCGGCTTCGCGGACGGGCGCTACCTCGTCTTCTCCGTGGAGGTCCGCCGCGAGAAGGGCGAGACGTTCTCCGCGCTGGGCGGCCTGTTCCGCCAGTTCGAGCTCACCTACGTGGTGGGTGACGAGCGGGACCTGGTGCAGCTTCGCTCCAACCACCGGAAGGATGACGTCTACCTCTACCCGGTGGATGCGTCGAAGGAGCGCATCGCCAGCTTCTTCCTCGACATGGTGGCGCGGATGAACGCGCTCCACGAGAGGCCGGAGTTCTACGACACGCTCACCAACAACTGCACCACCAACCTGGTGCGGCACCTGGAGAAGGTGAGCCAGCGCCAGGTGCCCTATGACCACCGCACCTTGCTGCCCGCCTTCTCCGACGCGCTCGCCTACGAACTGGAGCTCATCGACCGGGACGCGCCGCTGGAGGAGGTGCGCCAGCGCTACCACATCAACGCGCGGGCGCAGGCGGCGGAGGGGCGCCCCGACTTCTCACGGCGCATCCGCGAGCCGCTGGCCAGCGCCGCCGCCGGGCCGTGACACGCCGGGCCTCTCAGGGGGCCTGACGCGCCTTCAGGTGCGTGTCGTAGTGCTGCTGCAGCGTGGCGAAGTAGCCGCGCTCCTCCCAGAGCGAGGCGATGAGCCGCTCGGTCAGCGTCTTCACCTCGGCGCTCTCGCCGGGTTCGGGCGTGCGGGGGCCGGGGGCGCCGCTGCTGAAGAAGGCCCGGGTGGCCTCGGCCATGAGCAGGCGGCTGCCCGCGAAGAGCCGCCGAAGGGCCTGGTTGACGGGGCGTGGGTCCAGCTCCGCGCACGCGGCGACGATGGCGTCGTGGACCTTCCCGGGCCGCGGGCCCTCCATGTCCTCGGGCTTCAAGTCACCCCGGTCCAGCGCGTGGTTGAGCAGGTAGCCGTGGTGCAGGGCCGACGAGGCCACGTCCACGCAGTCCTTCACCCACAGGACGAAGAAGACCTTGCGGAACACCTTGCGCACCGGGAAGAGCGCCAGGCCCTTCACGTAGCTGACCAGCCGGCCGCCGGCCGTCCGGCCGACATGCGAGCCGGCGAGGACCTCCACCGCGCGCGCCGGCCGGGGCAGGCCGTGCTCGGAGAGGATGGTGAGGACCATGCTCTCTCGCGCCTGCCGGAGCGCGTAGTCGTCCAGGAAGGGGACGGGGATGAGGGGCGTCAGGCCGGAGACGACGGCGAGAAAGGCCACGCGGCCCAGTACAGGGGGGAGCTCGCTCTCGGGAGGGCGGGGCTTCGGCTCGGTCATATGACGTTCATATGCCCATCCGGCCCGGCGATTGCGCGGGGCCCGGAGGCGGAAGGGGGTGTTGGCTGTCCTCCAGCCAGGTTTCGTGGCTCAGGCCTTCCGTTCACCCCGGGCGTGAGGCAGCAGCAGGACATGGAGGGTGCTCAACACCGGCGTGGGGACGCCGCGCGCGCGGCCCCGGCGCACCACCGCGCCCTGGAGGGATTCGACCTCCAGGGGCTTGCCGTTCTCCAGGTCGCCGAGCATGGACGGCCGCATGTGGGCGGGCAGCTCGTCCATGTACCGCACCAGGGACTCCGGCGTGCGGGTGGTGGTGACGCCTTCCGCGGCGGCGACGCTGAGGACCTCGAGGGTGGCCTGCCGGAACATCTCGCGGAAGGCCGGATTGTCCCGCAGGGCGCCCACGGGCAGCCGGGCCGCGGTGCTGAACGCGGACATGCAGCCGAGGAAGGAGAGCTTGTCCCAGAGCGCGCCGCGCGCGTCCGCCACGGCCTCCACCGTGACGCCGGCGCCGGCCAGCGCGTCCCTCAGTGCCTGGGCTCGGGCGGAGACGCGCGAGGTGTCGCCGAACACCTCGCCCAGCACGATGCGGTGGTTCGTGCCCGTCTGGGTGATGACGCCCGGCTCGCTGATGATGGCGGAGAGGTACGTGGTGCCGCCCATGACGGCGGCCTCGCCCACGACGGCGGCCACCTCGGACGGGCTGTCCACGCCGTTCTGCAAGGTGAGCACGAAGGGAGGGCTCTCGCCTGGCGCCGGTGTGCCGCGCGCGTCGAGCAGCGTCTTCACCGCGGGGAGCACGGAGGCGACGTCGTAGTTCTTCACGGCGAGGAGCACGGCGTCCACGGGGCCGAAGCGCTGGACGTCGTCGTCGGCCTTGACGGGGACGGTGAAGTCTCCGTCGGGACCGCGGATGGTCAGCCCGTGTTCCCGCATGGCGCGCAGATGGGCGCCGCGGGCGAGGAACGTGACGTCGTGCCCGGCGCGGACCAGCCTCGCGCCGAAGTACCCACCGACGCCTCCAGAGCCCAAGATGGCGAATCGCATGGCGCGGAAGATAACCGCGCGTCCCCAGCGGGGCAGGGCGGAATCACGCGCTCGCGCTCCACGCATCCGCGAGCGGGCTGCTGTGTTGGTGCACAGTCGCATGACGAGGCGCCAAGGCCTCGCCGCCTCGTCGCGACGACTCCAACCGTGCTCAGCGCGTCAGCGACACAGACACCTTCGGCTCCTCGGGAGGCGGGTGCCACGCCAGGGGGCTGGGAGGTGGCGCGGCCTCGCGGGCGAGGGGCCGGTGCCTCGCGATGAACGCCGCGGTGCTCTCCGGGCTGGCACATGCGGAGAGGATGAGCTCGGGCGTCACGAAGGCCGTGGCGATGGCATCCGCGACCCGCACGTCCTTGCTGCCGGCGGCGAGCAGCTCAATCACGTGCGGAGGCGGCGGCTGGAGCAGGGCGTTGGTCCAGTGCGTCGCCGGCGCCGTCGCCGCCCACGAGCTCGCTTCGGCCTCGCGACAGAAGGCCTCGTCGAAGGGACGGTCCGCCGCCAGCGCGGTGACGATGTGCTCCGCCAGCGCGAAGGCGGAAGCGGACCCCGCGTTGGCGCCCTGGCCCGCGACGGGGTCATTCGTCACGTGCGTGTCGCCCACCGCCAGGACGAAGCGGCCACCCGGCAGCGGCGCCCAGCCCTGACGCACCGTCGGCGTGAAGGAGCCCTGCAGGAAGTCGAGCGGCCCGAGCACGCCGAAGCGCGCCGGGTCCACGCGCTCGAACGTGGCGGGCGCGAAGCGGCGCAGGAAGTCCATCAGCATCAACTCGAAGGCGCGCGGGTCTTCGTCGTAGCGCTGGGTGCTCAGCCGTGACAGCTCGCTGCCCGGGAGCGCCTCGATGAGCACGCTGGGAACGCGGCCGTTCGCGGTGACGACCTGGGACTCGAAGATTTCGCCCTGGCCCGGAATCAGGTTGGCGTTCATGCCAATGGGCTCCTGCATGCGCACGCCCTTCAGCAGCGCGGCGAACAGCATGCGCGGCGGCTGCGTGTGCGGCGACAGCTCCGGCACGCGGGGGAACAGGCGCGTCAGGCCATTTCGCCCGGTGGCGACCACCATCAGCGCGTGCTGCCGCGCCAGGCGCTCCAGCACGTCCAGGTCGACGGGGAGGACCTCCAGCTTGCCGCCGCGCGCGACGAAGTCCTCCGCGAGGCGCGGCTGGTACTGACGGTAATCCACGAAGATGGAAGGCGAGTCCACGCGGCCCCGGAGGCTGAACGGCTGGGGGCCGCCGTTGACGTGGATACCGATGTAGAACATGTCGGCGTTGGGGCCGCTCCAGTGGTCCACGCCCAGGATGCGCTCCCGCATGCGCGTGGGGGCGTGGTGCGCCACCGTGTTGAGCAGACGGGAACCACGTAGCCTGCCGGGCTCCTGCTCCGTGTAGAGCGTCACGGGGACACCGTGGGACAGCAGCTTCAGGCCCAGGTGAAGTCCTGCGGTGCCAGCGCCAACAATTCCAATGCGCTCCATGTGACTTTCCTCCATGTCGGGAAGGACCCCCCAAGGGTCGGGGGGCTTCCTTAACACAACACAAGCGAAAGACTTCAGACGGGACGTACTTGATAGCCGAGAAAAAGAGAGGCGCGTTGCGTCATGCCCCGTTGGGCAGTCTTTGGCGTCGGGTTGGGAACAGCAGGCGCAAGGCTTTACAGTGGGGCTCAATGGCCCAGTTCCTCGACGTGGCGTTGAAGGTAGGAGACCTGACCGAGTTCTCCTCGGACGCGGTGCTGTTCAAGTACGCACAACGTCTCTATGGCGTGACGGGTCAAGCGGCGCGGCGCCTGGAGCAGGCGGGCGTCCCGGAGACGTCGCTGGCGTTGGCGCCGGGAGCGCACCGGTTCGTGGAGACGCGGGGCGCCCTGACCGCGCCGCTGGCGCTCTTCCTGGGCACCGTCCGCCTGGGCGAGTTCGGCTACCACGAGATTCGCCAGTTCGCGGTGCGCGCGCTGACGGCGCTGGAAGGCCATTCAGGCCTCGCGCACGTCGCGGGCACCGTCCACGGGCCCAACTACGGCCTGGATGAGGATGAAGCGGCGCTCGCCTTCGTGGGCGGGCTGGTTGAAGCCTTCCAGCGTGGCGCCGGCCCTCAATCCCTGACGCGCTTCACGGTGGTGGAGCGGGACGCGCGCCGGGCGCAGAGGCTGGTCAAGGCCATGACGCGTGGGCTGAGCGCGACGCCTGGCGTGGAGCCGCTGCCGGACGGCGGCTTCCGGGTCCGGCGCATGTCCGCCGTGACGCAGGCGCCGCCCCTGGCGACGGCGGGCACCGTGTCCATGGCAAAGCCTCACGCCTTCGTGGCAATGCCTTTCGCGCCGGAGATGGAGGACACGTACCACTACGGCATCCTGGGGCCGGTGAAGGCCGCGGGCCTGCTGTGCGAGCGCGTGGACCAGGAGCGGTTCGACGGCCCCATCATCCAGCGCATCCGCGAGCGCATCGAGACGGCGAAGGTGGTGATCGCCGACCTGTCGCTCGCCAATCCCAACGTGTACCTGGAGGTCGGCTACGCGTGGGGGCGGGGCCGGCCCACGCTGCTGCTGGTGCGCGACGTGAAGGAGCTCCGCTTCGACGTCGCGTCCTATCGCTGCATCGTCTACCGCAGCATTCGGGAGCTGGAGACGCTGCTGTCGAAGGAGCTCCAGCGCCTGGACTGAGGCGCGCGCGTCACCACCCGCGCGCGGTGATGGCGTACTGGCCGGCCCAGGCGCCCTGGCGCAGCAGGTGCAGCGTGTCGTGCAGGTTGACGGAGGCACAGGCGTGGTTGGGCACCACGCGCACGCGCTCGCCCACGTAGGGTCGCCATGAGGTGTTGGAGAGGTCCAGCAGGCCGTGCTCCTCGGACAGGCCGCGGACCAGGACCTCCGGCTTGCCGAGCAGGGCGCCGTAGACGCCCGTGTCCGTGAAGCCTTCCTCCTTGGCCAGGGCCTTGGAGCCCGCGTCGATGACGGCCTGCCCCGGCACCGTCGTGCTCACCACGGTGGCCAGCACGGAGTACGCGCATTCGTCCCACGCGCAGGCGCCCACGGACACGGCGTTGCGGTCGTTGAAGATGTTGATGCCTGGGCGAATCTCCGTGAGGCCGGTGACGTCATGCGAGCGCCACAGCGTCGGCGTGGAGCCGCCGCTCACGGTTCCGGGCCGCAGCCCCGAGTCCGTCAGGGCCTCGATGAAGGTGGCCAGCCGCTCGGACTGCTCGCGCATCGCCGAGCCCAGCTTCTCCTGAGGCAGGCGAAGGTGGCCGGCGTAGAAGGTGATGCCCCGGTACTCCAGGCCACTGCCGAACGCCACGTTCCCGGCCAGGGCGATGGCGTCCTCT
Proteins encoded in this window:
- a CDS encoding styrene monooxygenase/indole monooxygenase family protein, giving the protein MERIGIVGAGTAGLHLGLKLLSHGVPVTLYTEQEPGRLRGSRLLNTVAHHAPTRMRERILGVDHWSGPNADMFYIGIHVNGGPQPFSLRGRVDSPSIFVDYRQYQPRLAEDFVARGGKLEVLPVDLDVLERLARQHALMVVATGRNGLTRLFPRVPELSPHTQPPRMLFAALLKGVRMQEPIGMNANLIPGQGEIFESQVVTANGRVPSVLIEALPGSELSRLSTQRYDEDPRAFELMLMDFLRRFAPATFERVDPARFGVLGPLDFLQGSFTPTVRQGWAPLPGGRFVLAVGDTHVTNDPVAGQGANAGSASAFALAEHIVTALAADRPFDEAFCREAEASSWAATAPATHWTNALLQPPPPHVIELLAAGSKDVRVADAIATAFVTPELILSACASPESTAAFIARHRPLAREAAPPPSPLAWHPPPEEPKVSVSLTR
- a CDS encoding carbohydrate porin, which translates into the protein MSGRTPQGSGGFLNTTQAKDFRRDVLDSREKERRVASCPVGQSLASGWEQQAQGFTVGLNGPVPRRGVEGRRPDRVLLGRGAVQVRTTSLWRDGSSGAAPGAGGRPGDVAGVGAGSAPVRGDAGRPDRAAGALPGHRPPGRVRLPRDSPVRGARADGAGRPFRPRARRGHRPRAQLRPG
- a CDS encoding D-TA family PLP-dependent enzyme translates to MMTTPAALVDLDRVDANLRRVAAYTRQHGLRWRPHTKTHKTPELARLQLAAGAQGVTVATVREAEVMATVCDDVLLAYPPVGEDRLTRLMALPPQVRLTVALDSGEALGMLDRAARMAGRTVGVLVELDLGMRRVGVQSPEDAIALAGNVAFGSGLEYRGITFYAGHLRLPQEKLGSAMREQSERLATFIEALTDSGLRPGTVSGGSTPTLWRSHDVTGLTEIRPGINIFNDRNAVSVGACAWDECAYSVLATVVSTTVPGQAVIDAGSKALAKEEGFTDTGVYGALLGKPEVLVRGLSEEHGLLDLSNTSWRPYVGERVRVVPNHACASVNLHDTLHLLRQGAWAGQYAITARGW